The genomic DNA GTGACCGGCGCGGGCTACGACGCGGAGTCCGCGAAGCGCTTCGGGCTCGAACAGAACCGTTACGAGGGCCCGACGGGGATCACCGGCGTCCTCCAGGACGCCTGCGTGCGTGCCGGCTTCCCCGCGGTCTCGTTCTGGGCCGCGGTGCCGCACTACGTGTCCCAGCCCCCGAACCCGAAGGCGACCGTCGCACTGCTGCAGCGCGTGGAGCAGGTGCTCGACCTCGCTGTTCCGCTCAGTGATCTCCCGACGCGCGCCGAGGCGTGGGAGGCCTCGGTGACCGAGATGACCGAGGACGACGAGGACGTCGCCGACTACGTCCGGGGACTCGAGGAGCGTGGCGACGCGGAGGCCCAGGACGTCGAGCAGCACATCGACGCCGACGCCATCGCGGAGGAGTTCGAGAAGTACCTGCGGCGGCGGGATCCGGGTACCGGCCCGTAAGGG from Tsukamurella paurometabola includes the following:
- a CDS encoding PAC2 family protein; the encoded protein is MIEVTSFPKLDRPVLIAAFEGWNDAGDAASGAVEHLELTWDAQLITEVDSDDFYDFQVNRPIIKQVDGVTRAVEWPSTTLSVCRPPKADRDVVLLRGTEPNFRWRAFCDQLLAIFSELHIDSVVILGSLLADTPHTRPVPVTGAGYDAESAKRFGLEQNRYEGPTGITGVLQDACVRAGFPAVSFWAAVPHYVSQPPNPKATVALLQRVEQVLDLAVPLSDLPTRAEAWEASVTEMTEDDEDVADYVRGLEERGDAEAQDVEQHIDADAIAEEFEKYLRRRDPGTGP